The window CGGCGCCGGTGACGAACGACGAGGCGGCCGAAGCCAGGAAGAGGGCGGCCTCGGCGATTTCCTCGGCGTCGGCCAGCCGCCCCAGTGGCACGACGGCCTCGGCGAACCGGTCGACGTCCGGCCCCGCGGCGCGCAGCAGGGCAGGGGTCCGCGTGGGTCCCGGGCTGAGGACGTTGACCCGGAATCGACGCTCTCGCGATTGCCGGGCCCAGTTGTGAACGAGGTTGCTCAACGCTGCCTTCGAGGCGCTGTAGACCTCGAGGTGCTCATTGGGGCGCACGCTGTTGCTTGAGCCGATGACCAGGATGGAGGCGTTCTCCGCCAGCAGCGGAAGCGCCTTCTGGACGGTGAACAGTGGGCCCTTGACGTTGACGGCGAGTGTCAGGTCGACGTTCGCCTCGGTGTGGGCGCCGAGCGCGGCGTCCGCGACGATTCCCGCGTTGGCCACCAGCACGTCGATGCGTCCGGCCTCCTCGCGGACTCGCGCGTAGAGCGCGTCCAGGTCGGCCAGGACCGAGACGTCGGATCGTACGCCGGTGGCCGCAGGACCCATCTCCTTGACTGCCGCTTCGAGGCGGTCGATGTCGCGGCCGGTCACGAAGACCCGTGCGCCCTCCCGGACGAAGCGGTGGGCGATGGCCAGCCCGATCCCGCTGGTCCCTCCGGTGATCACGGCCACCTTCTCCTGCAGCACGCCTGGCATGTCGAACTCCTTCAGTTGTGGAACGGATCGTCCATAACCTAGGCAGTAATGGACGGTCGAGTCAAGAATGGATAGGCTGAGACCATGCCGAGACCACGCGCATTCGACGAACGCCAAGTCCTGGAGCGGGCCCGGGAACAGTTCTGGGCGACCGGCTATGCAGGAACCCGGATGGACGACATCGCCCAGGCGACCGGCCTGGGCAAGGGCAGCCTGTACGGCGCATTCGGCGACAAGGGCAAGCTGTTCCACCGTGTGTTCGGCGACTGGTGCACCGCAGTCGTTGAGGTGGCCGAAGGACGGCTGGCAGGTGGCCCGGACGCAGAGGCCTTGGTCCGGCTGTCGGGATACGTGCACCTCATGGCGGAGAACACGGCCTCCGACACCGAGCGCCGCGGGTGCCTGTTGGCCAAGGGCGCGGCGGAACTGGCCCAGCACGATCCGACGGTCGCTGGACGGTCGGCCGAGACCATGACGGCACTGCTGACCCTGCTGCGGACGGAGATCAGCGCAGCCCAGCGCCACGGCGACATCGATAGCGCTGCGGATCCGGAGCGGTTGGCGGCACTGCTGCTGACGGTGGTCCGCGGTATCGAGGCGGTAGGCAAGGCCGGCCTGGCCCCGGAGACGCTGCGGAATATTGCAGATACCGCACTGGCAGTCCTGCCCATGCCTGAGGGGCAGGAACGCCTCGCAACCGGGCGCAGTCCGGCCCGAAAAAACGAACGTGGTGCCAACACGGCCACATGATCCGCCGGACAGTGCCCAGTCGTCAGTCGTCCCGAAGCTCGACCGCCTCGCACGCTTGGTACCCGACGCCCGCGACATCGGCGACTCCCTCGCCGCCCGCGGCGTCAAGCTCTCGCTCGGCGGCACTCTCTACGACCCCGCCGACCCGATGGGAAGATGTCTTCAACATCCTGGCCACCTTCGCCGAGTTCGAGGTCGACCTCCTGCGCATGCGCACCCGCGAAGGGACGGCAGTGGCGCGGGCCAAGGGCAAACTCAGCGGGAAGCAGCCCAAAATCACCACCTGCCAGCAGACCCACATGGTTCAGCAGCACCAGTCCGGCGAGCACACCATCGCTGACCTCGTCGAGCTCTTCTCCGTCAGCCGCGCCACCGACTACCACGTCCTCGAACGCCACCAGAATGCAGCGGCGCCTTCGACCTCCGGCGGGCTGTGACGTGCTGCCATACGTCTACCGGGTCACCAAGTACGACCCCGCCGACCGCGATCGGCACGGCCACTACACCGGCGCCAAGCCCGCGACCAGCGACCACGGACCGGTCGAAGCTGCCTATCTGCAGGCCGTTGCCGTCCTCGCCGAGGAAACCGGCATCGACCAGCTGGCCATCCGCGAACCCCAGATCGGAGGCTTCGTCCACTTCGGCCTGGAGCCACCGGTCGACGGCTACGGTCTGGCCGACCTGTTCCCTGCCGGCCTCGCCGGGTTTCACGACGGTGCGCTGGTGCCGATCGCCGTCGGCCTGGAACTCGTTCGGGCCATGCTCCGCGACAACGGCGCCTGGTGCCGCCTGGAGGCGGAGGGATCATTCGCGGTGCACGTCGGCTGGGACCAGTACCTCTACGTGGGCAGCAGCCGGCCCTGCGAAGCGGCGCTGGCCCGCACCCGCTCGTTCGGGCTGTTCCCGGAACGCCTGGACACATCGCCCTACGACTTCGCCCCCGATGACCCACAGCACGTACAGCGCCCGGCCGACGCTGACTTCTGGGCCCGCCTGCACTGGACCGTCAGCGCCCACCGCGCGGTGTTCCTGGAGGAGGTCTTCGCTGGCAACGCCTCCCGGTGGCACCGCCTGACCCGCGACAACATCGAGACCGTGCGCTCCCAGCTGGCCCCACGCGCACAGTTGGCTATTTGGCCGGACCTGCTCACCGATGTCGACAAGGCCGTGGCCGCGCTGCCAGACGAAGGCCTGGTGGAGATCGTCTGGGAGGACGAGGACGGGCAGATCACGAGCACGGTCGTGGACGAGACCCAGTTCGAGGCAGTGACCTCCCAGCTCGCCAGCGCGCGTGCTGCCGGCGTCGTATCCATGTATGCCGGTGAAGATCTCCCGCTTTACACCGCTGTGCTGCCCGACAGCGACGGTGTTCTCCGCGCTCGCTGGCAGACCGAGCCGACGCCCAGCGACCGTGACTGGGCCTTCCTGAAGACCCTGCAGCGCGGCCAGATCGTCACCGGCACGGTGCAAACCATCGCCGGCTTCGGGGTCACCTTCGTGGACATCGGCGGCTTCACCGCGATGATCAATATTCCGGAGATGTCCTGGCGTCCGTGCAACCACCCGTCCGACGTCGTCAGCGTCGGCCAGGAGATCACAGCCGAAGTCCTCGACGTCGACATGATCCGGGAACGGCTACCGCTGTCGCTCCGAGCAATGCAGGAAGACCCGTGGCCGCAGGTAGCGCAGCGAATAGGACAGGTGGTGACCGGGCCGGTCACCAAGATCGTGCCGTTCGGCGCCTTCGTGCGCATCGAAGACCGACAGGACGGCTTCGAAGGGCTGCTGGTACACACCAGCGAATTGGATGCTTCGTCCGAAGACGCCATCGAGGTCGGTGACACCCTCACCGTAAAGATCATCGATGTCGATCTCACTCACCGCCGCATTGCCCTGTCGCGTGTCCAGGCCCTTGCCTCCAGCACAGAGAAGCAGCCGCATGCCTGACGACGAGACGAGTCCGATGCAGGCCGAGTTGGACGAGGCGCTCGCGCAGCACGACGCGATTCGGCGCGAGCTCCTCGATCTGCGCGCGCGGCTCTGTCGAGAACTCGGAATCCTGATCCGGGACCCGAAGGACTGACTTTCCTGAGCATCGCGTCCGACGAGGAGATCGTCGCCGCAGTCGCTCAGCTGCGAGCCGAGATCGATGCCCTGAAGCAACCCACCGACAGTACAGGCCTGCGCTGGTCGCGGATCGACTACCTGATCTTGAGGGGCGCAGGATTCAAGCCCTGCAGAGGATTCGAGACGAGTTCGGCGGCGGCACTCCCGATGCGCTCGACCTGCTGAACCACTCCATCCGCCTGCAGCAAGACCGATCAGGAGACTTCACCATGGGCAACTGACTGCGGTTTGGGAGAAGCGGCCGGCTCGGCCGCGGCGCCGGCCCCGTTCAGGGTTCGCCTCAACGGGCGAGACGCGGCGACGCCCTGACTGCGTACAGCCATCTCCGTCACCGGGCGGCCAGCGCGGGTGCCAGATGCTGCTGCAGCTTCTCAGGCAGCGGCTCCTGGCGGGCCGTCGCTGCCACCAGCGCTTCGGCCACCTCATGCAGTTTGGTGTTGTTGTGCTGGGTGGTT of the Streptomyces aurantiacus genome contains:
- a CDS encoding SDR family NAD(P)-dependent oxidoreductase, with protein sequence MPGVLQEKVAVITGGTSGIGLAIAHRFVREGARVFVTGRDIDRLEAAVKEMGPAATGVRSDVSVLADLDALYARVREEAGRIDVLVANAGIVADAALGAHTEANVDLTLAVNVKGPLFTVQKALPLLAENASILVIGSSNSVRPNEHLEVYSASKAALSNLVHNWARQSRERRFRVNVLSPGPTRTPALLRAAGPDVDRFAEAVVPLGRLADAEEIAEAALFLASAASSFVTGAELFVDGGYTRA
- a CDS encoding TetR/AcrR family transcriptional regulator, giving the protein MPRPRAFDERQVLERAREQFWATGYAGTRMDDIAQATGLGKGSLYGAFGDKGKLFHRVFGDWCTAVVEVAEGRLAGGPDAEALVRLSGYVHLMAENTASDTERRGCLLAKGAAELAQHDPTVAGRSAETMTALLTLLRTEISAAQRHGDIDSAADPERLAALLLTVVRGIEAVGKAGLAPETLRNIADTALAVLPMPEGQERLATGRSPARKNERGANTAT
- a CDS encoding recombinase family protein, with translation MIRRTVPSRQSSRSSTASHAWYPTPATSATPSPPAASSSRSAALSTTPPTRWEDVFNILATFAEFEVDLLRMRTREGTAVARAKGKLSGKQPKITTCQQTHMVQQHQSGEHTIADLVELFSVSRATDYHVLERHQNAAAPSTSGGL
- a CDS encoding S1 RNA-binding domain-containing protein, with the translated sequence MLPYVYRVTKYDPADRDRHGHYTGAKPATSDHGPVEAAYLQAVAVLAEETGIDQLAIREPQIGGFVHFGLEPPVDGYGLADLFPAGLAGFHDGALVPIAVGLELVRAMLRDNGAWCRLEAEGSFAVHVGWDQYLYVGSSRPCEAALARTRSFGLFPERLDTSPYDFAPDDPQHVQRPADADFWARLHWTVSAHRAVFLEEVFAGNASRWHRLTRDNIETVRSQLAPRAQLAIWPDLLTDVDKAVAALPDEGLVEIVWEDEDGQITSTVVDETQFEAVTSQLASARAAGVVSMYAGEDLPLYTAVLPDSDGVLRARWQTEPTPSDRDWAFLKTLQRGQIVTGTVQTIAGFGVTFVDIGGFTAMINIPEMSWRPCNHPSDVVSVGQEITAEVLDVDMIRERLPLSLRAMQEDPWPQVAQRIGQVVTGPVTKIVPFGAFVRIEDRQDGFEGLLVHTSELDASSEDAIEVGDTLTVKIIDVDLTHRRIALSRVQALASSTEKQPHA